The following proteins come from a genomic window of Archocentrus centrarchus isolate MPI-CPG fArcCen1 chromosome 3, fArcCen1, whole genome shotgun sequence:
- the sall1a gene encoding sal-like protein 1a isoform X3, which yields MSRRKQAKPQHFQSDPHLPLSEHNGDTELCSEDPPCKESDAHVCNRCCAEFFELSDLEEHQKNCTKNQLVLIVNENPASPAGTFSPGSPPHNPDDQMNDTANNTDQTEGSDLLEPNTLEKDESMDVDVSGMSSGHEEDGSHTEGGSPINTVSNHADRGTSGPAVGTSAISASLPQLSNLTELGNFSMINSNVIIENLQSTKVAVAQFSQESRSTGGPRVAVPALMEQLLALQQQQIHQLQLIEQIRHQILLLASQSPEMQVPPASAPGTMGPAASPLTTLSSHLSQQLAAAAGLAQNLASQSASISSIKQLAAAAQLPQSNPSSSETSQSITTLGPSTINPQSSDKRPAHMSSLHSQLSSSSLAKSSTPAFGIGSLLSSAVNPLLPQPPPGNPMFSSSLPSVGTTVEDLNSLAALAQQRKDKPPNVSSFEHKSSSDDAFFKHKCRFCGKVFGSDSALQIHLRSHTGERPYKCNICGNRFSTRGNLKVHFQRHKEKYPHIQMNPYPVPEHLDNIPTSTGIPYGMSIPPEKPVTSWLDSKPVLPTLTSSVGMLLPPTMPSLPHFIKKEDHSIAITSPSVTAKSDSGATEPSAKSNDGVSEEGEGATLPTSNGKTEEGSKSSVLMTNMSSASESITEYTTSTSPPMMTNPLMPLMSDQFKAKFPFVGILDPLQGSETSKNTSCDICGKTFACQSALDIHYRSHTKERPFICTACNRGFSTKGNLKQHMLTHQMRDLPSQLFEPSNTSLSSSPTPSLLSVGSLNKPEVNGFLHNFHPETKDIPSGLVTSSASTSPVLSTAPPRRTPKQHFCNTCAKCFSSASALQIHERTHTGEKPFACSICGRAFTTKGNLKVHMGTHMWNSAPARRGRRLSVDGPMAFLGTNPVKFPEIFQKDMTSRASNGDPASFWNQYAAAFSNGLAMKTNEISVIQNGGIPPMSGGVGNGGSSPIGGLTGSLDKLHNTEPNAALAGLEKMANTENGAHFRFTRFMEDNKEIATN from the exons ATGTCGCGGAGGAAACAAGCGAAGCCTCAACACTTCCAATCCGACCCTCATCTGCCTTTATCGGAGCACAATG GGGACACAGAACTCTGCTCCGAGGACCCCCCCTGCAAGGAGTCAGACGCACATGTCTGTAACAGATGTTGTGCTGAGTTCTTTGAACTATCAGATCTTGAGGAACACCAGAAGAATTGCACTAAGAATCAGTTAGTTCTGATAGTGAATGAAAATCCCGCCTCCCCTGCCGGAACTTTCTCGCCTGGGTCTCCTCCCCATAATCCTGATGACCAGATGAATGACACAGCTAATAacactgatcaaacagaggGCAGTGACCTTTTGGAGCCTAACACTCTTGAAAAAGACGAGTCCATGGACGTGGATGTTTCTGGAATGAGCAGTGGTCATGAAGAGGATGGCAGTCATACAGAGGGCGGAAGCCCCATTAATACGGTCAGCAACCATGCTGATAGAGGCACGTCTGGCCCTGCAGTAGGTACTTCAGCTATCTCTGCCTCACTACCTCAGCTCAGTAACCTAACTGAACTGGGGAACTTCTCCATGATCAACAGTAATGTCATAATTGAAAATCTGCAGAGCACCAAAGTGGCTGTGGCCCAATTCTCCCAAGAATCCCGTTCGACTGGGGGACCGAGGGTGGCCGTGCCAGCCCTAATGGAGCAGCTCTTAGCCCTGCAACAGCAACAGATCCACCAGCTGCAGCTTATTGAACAGATTCGCCATCAGATACTGCTACTGGCCTCCCAGTCACCCGAAATGCAGGTACCCCCAGCTTCTGCTCCAGGCACAATGGGGCCAGCTGCCAGCCCCCTGACCACACTCAGCTCACATCTCTCTCAACAGCTGGCTGCAGCCGCAGGCCTAGCACAGAACCTGGCCAGTCAGTCGGCCAGTATTAGCAGCATAAAGCAGCTGGCTGCTGCAGCACAGCTACCTCAGTCCAATCCAAGCAGCAGTGAGACATCTCAGAGCATTACCACACTGGGGCCATCAACAATCAACCCCCAATCCTCTGACAAGAGGCCTGCTCATATGAGTAGCCTTCACTCTCAACTAAGCAGCTCCTCACTAGCAAAGTCATCAACGCCAGCATTTGGAATAGGTAGCTTGTTAAGCTCTGCCGTGAATCCCCTTCTACCTCAGCCCCCACCTGGAAATCCCATGTTCTCCAGTTCTCTGCCCAGTGTTGGCACCACTGTAGAGGACCTCAACTCTTTAGCAGCTTTGGCCCAGCAGAGAAAAGACAAGCCGCCAAATGTCAGTTCATTTGAGCATAAGAGCAGCTCTGATGATGCTTTCTTCAAACATAAGTGCAGGTTTTGTGGCAAGGTGTTTGGGAGCGACAGTGCCTTGCAAATCCACCTGCGCTCTCATACTGGCGAGCGACCATACAAGTGTAATATTTGTGGCAACCGGTTCTCCACTCGTGGTAATCTGAAGGTGCATTTTCAGCGTCATAAAGAAAAATACCCACACATCCAGATGAACCCCTACCCTGTTCCTGAGCACTTAGACAACATACCAACAAGTACTGGCATTCCATACGGCATGTCTATTCCCCCTGAGAAACCTGTGACCAGCTGGCTTGACAGTAAACCAGTTTTGCCTactctgacatcatcagtcGGTATGCTGCTACCGCCAACCATGCCAAGCCTGCCACATTTCATCAAAAAGGAAGATCATTCAATAGCCATAACTAGCCCTTCTGTTACTGCAAAGAGTGACTCAGGTGCCACTGAGCCTTCAGCTAAAAGTAATGATGGTGTGTCTGAAGAGGGTGAAGGTGCAACATTGCCTACCTCAAATGGAAAAACTGAAGAAGGCAGCAAATCTTCAGTCCTCATGACAAACATGAGCTCTGCCTCAGAAAGCATTACAGAGTATACGACATCTACCAGCCCACCCATGATGACCAACCCACTCATGCCCCTTATGTCTGATCAGTTTAAGGCTAAGTTCCCTTTTGTAGGCATTCTGGATCCTCTCCAGGGATCGGAGACATCCAAG AATACATCCTGTGACATCTGTGGGAAGACCTTTGCTTGTCAGAGTGCCTTGGACATTCACTATCGAAGCCATACCAAAGAAAGACCATTTATTTGCACAGCGTGTAACaggggtttctccaccaagggCAATCTCAAGCAGCATATGCTAACACATCAAATGCGAGACCTGCCCTCACAGCTCTTTGAGCCATCAAATACCAGCCTGTCCTCCAGCCCAACcccttctcttctctctgttggTTCCCTCAACAAACCAGAAGTCAATGGTTTCCTTCATAACTTTCACCCGGAAACAAAGGACATACCCTCTGGCTTGGTCACATCATCTGCCTCAACCTCCCCAGTTCTTTCCACTGCTCCACCACGCAGGACTCCCAAGCAACACTTCTGCAATACATGCGCaaagtgtttctcctctgccAGTGCTCTACAGATCCacgagagaacccacacaggggAGAAACCCTTTgcctgcagcatctgtggccGAGCTTTTACCACCAAAGGAAACCTCAAG GTTCACATGGGCACGCACATGTGGAACAGCGCTCCTGCCAGACGTGGCCGTAGGCTCTCCGTAGATGGCCCGATGGCTTTCCTGGGCACCAACCCAGTCAAGTTTCCTGAGATCTTTCAGAAGGACATGACATCGAGGGCAAGCAACGGAGACCCGGCCAGTTTTTGGAATCAGTATGCTGCAGCCTTCTCCAATGGTCTCGCAATGAAGACAAACGAAATCTCCGTCATCCAGAATGGAGGCATCCCACCCATGTCAGGTGGTGTGGGAAACGGGGGCAGCTCTCCCATAGGTGGTCTGACAGGCAGCCTAGATAAGCTACACAACACGGAGCCCAATGCCGCTCTGGCTGGTCTGGAGAAAATGGCCAACACAGAGAATGGGGCCCACTTCCGGTTCACACGCTTCATGGAGGACAATAAAGAAATTGCCACCAATTAA
- the sall1a gene encoding sal-like protein 1a isoform X1, producing the protein MSRRKQAKPQHFQSDPHLPLSEHNGDTELCSEDPPCKESDAHVCNRCCAEFFELSDLEEHQKNCTKNQLVLIVNENPASPAGTFSPGSPPHNPDDQMNDTANNTDQTEGSDLLEPNTLEKDESMDVDVSGMSSGHEEDGSHTEGGSPINTVSNHADRGTSGPAVGTSAISASLPQLSNLTELGNFSMINSNVIIENLQSTKVAVAQFSQESRSTGGPRVAVPALMEQLLALQQQQIHQLQLIEQIRHQILLLASQSPEMQVPPASAPGTMGPAASPLTTLSSHLSQQLAAAAGLAQNLASQSASISSIKQLAAAAQLPQSNPSSSETSQSITTLGPSTINPQSSDKRPAHMSSLHSQLSSSSLAKSSTPAFGIGSLLSSAVNPLLPQPPPGNPMFSSSLPSVGTTVEDLNSLAALAQQRKDKPPNVSSFEHKSSSDDAFFKHKCRFCGKVFGSDSALQIHLRSHTGERPYKCNICGNRFSTRGNLKVHFQRHKEKYPHIQMNPYPVPEHLDNIPTSTGIPYGMSIPPEKPVTSWLDSKPVLPTLTSSVGMLLPPTMPSLPHFIKKEDHSIAITSPSVTAKSDSGATEPSAKSNDGVSEEGEGATLPTSNGKTEEGSKSSVLMTNMSSASESITEYTTSTSPPMMTNPLMPLMSDQFKAKFPFVGILDPLQGSETSKLQQLVENIDRKVKDPNECVICHRVLSCQSALKMHYRTHTGERPFKCKICGRAFTTKGNLKTHYSVHRAMPPLRVQHSCPICQKKFTNAVVLQQHIRMHMGGQIPNTPLPESYPESMASDTGSFEERNFDDLDNFSDDNTEGMEEGPDSSVPDTPRSPDASHDSLCNSPAPPEMATQEGREKNGQDNNNDMEEHNVSLMKATANGLIEGDCLTNDSSSLGGDIESQSAGSPAVSESTSSMQAPSPTSMQPQPRRSPSLEERHHRALSSDPTSVSLLHSHPSSLGALDLTSVNSPKDPLGMIFPFRERSTIKNTSCDICGKTFACQSALDIHYRSHTKERPFICTACNRGFSTKGNLKQHMLTHQMRDLPSQLFEPSNTSLSSSPTPSLLSVGSLNKPEVNGFLHNFHPETKDIPSGLVTSSASTSPVLSTAPPRRTPKQHFCNTCAKCFSSASALQIHERTHTGEKPFACSICGRAFTTKGNLKVHMGTHMWNSAPARRGRRLSVDGPMAFLGTNPVKFPEIFQKDMTSRASNGDPASFWNQYAAAFSNGLAMKTNEISVIQNGGIPPMSGGVGNGGSSPIGGLTGSLDKLHNTEPNAALAGLEKMANTENGAHFRFTRFMEDNKEIATN; encoded by the exons ATGTCGCGGAGGAAACAAGCGAAGCCTCAACACTTCCAATCCGACCCTCATCTGCCTTTATCGGAGCACAATG GGGACACAGAACTCTGCTCCGAGGACCCCCCCTGCAAGGAGTCAGACGCACATGTCTGTAACAGATGTTGTGCTGAGTTCTTTGAACTATCAGATCTTGAGGAACACCAGAAGAATTGCACTAAGAATCAGTTAGTTCTGATAGTGAATGAAAATCCCGCCTCCCCTGCCGGAACTTTCTCGCCTGGGTCTCCTCCCCATAATCCTGATGACCAGATGAATGACACAGCTAATAacactgatcaaacagaggGCAGTGACCTTTTGGAGCCTAACACTCTTGAAAAAGACGAGTCCATGGACGTGGATGTTTCTGGAATGAGCAGTGGTCATGAAGAGGATGGCAGTCATACAGAGGGCGGAAGCCCCATTAATACGGTCAGCAACCATGCTGATAGAGGCACGTCTGGCCCTGCAGTAGGTACTTCAGCTATCTCTGCCTCACTACCTCAGCTCAGTAACCTAACTGAACTGGGGAACTTCTCCATGATCAACAGTAATGTCATAATTGAAAATCTGCAGAGCACCAAAGTGGCTGTGGCCCAATTCTCCCAAGAATCCCGTTCGACTGGGGGACCGAGGGTGGCCGTGCCAGCCCTAATGGAGCAGCTCTTAGCCCTGCAACAGCAACAGATCCACCAGCTGCAGCTTATTGAACAGATTCGCCATCAGATACTGCTACTGGCCTCCCAGTCACCCGAAATGCAGGTACCCCCAGCTTCTGCTCCAGGCACAATGGGGCCAGCTGCCAGCCCCCTGACCACACTCAGCTCACATCTCTCTCAACAGCTGGCTGCAGCCGCAGGCCTAGCACAGAACCTGGCCAGTCAGTCGGCCAGTATTAGCAGCATAAAGCAGCTGGCTGCTGCAGCACAGCTACCTCAGTCCAATCCAAGCAGCAGTGAGACATCTCAGAGCATTACCACACTGGGGCCATCAACAATCAACCCCCAATCCTCTGACAAGAGGCCTGCTCATATGAGTAGCCTTCACTCTCAACTAAGCAGCTCCTCACTAGCAAAGTCATCAACGCCAGCATTTGGAATAGGTAGCTTGTTAAGCTCTGCCGTGAATCCCCTTCTACCTCAGCCCCCACCTGGAAATCCCATGTTCTCCAGTTCTCTGCCCAGTGTTGGCACCACTGTAGAGGACCTCAACTCTTTAGCAGCTTTGGCCCAGCAGAGAAAAGACAAGCCGCCAAATGTCAGTTCATTTGAGCATAAGAGCAGCTCTGATGATGCTTTCTTCAAACATAAGTGCAGGTTTTGTGGCAAGGTGTTTGGGAGCGACAGTGCCTTGCAAATCCACCTGCGCTCTCATACTGGCGAGCGACCATACAAGTGTAATATTTGTGGCAACCGGTTCTCCACTCGTGGTAATCTGAAGGTGCATTTTCAGCGTCATAAAGAAAAATACCCACACATCCAGATGAACCCCTACCCTGTTCCTGAGCACTTAGACAACATACCAACAAGTACTGGCATTCCATACGGCATGTCTATTCCCCCTGAGAAACCTGTGACCAGCTGGCTTGACAGTAAACCAGTTTTGCCTactctgacatcatcagtcGGTATGCTGCTACCGCCAACCATGCCAAGCCTGCCACATTTCATCAAAAAGGAAGATCATTCAATAGCCATAACTAGCCCTTCTGTTACTGCAAAGAGTGACTCAGGTGCCACTGAGCCTTCAGCTAAAAGTAATGATGGTGTGTCTGAAGAGGGTGAAGGTGCAACATTGCCTACCTCAAATGGAAAAACTGAAGAAGGCAGCAAATCTTCAGTCCTCATGACAAACATGAGCTCTGCCTCAGAAAGCATTACAGAGTATACGACATCTACCAGCCCACCCATGATGACCAACCCACTCATGCCCCTTATGTCTGATCAGTTTAAGGCTAAGTTCCCTTTTGTAGGCATTCTGGATCCTCTCCAGGGATCGGAGACATCCAAGTTACAACAGCTTGTGGAGAACATTGATAGGAAGGTGAAAGACCCAAACGAATGTGTCATTTGCCACCGGGTGCTGAGCTGCCAAAGTGCACTGAAAATGCACTATCGCACTCACACTGGGGAGCGGCCCTTCAAGTGTAAAATCTGTGGCAGGGCATTTACCACCAAGGGAAATCTTAAAACCCACTACAGTGTTCATAGGGCCATGCCTCCTCTTCGCGTTCAACACTCCTGCCCCATTTGTCAGAAGAAGTTCACAAATGCTGTGGTTCTACAGCAACATATCCGTATGCACATGGGTGGGCAGATCCCTAACACCCCTCTGCCAGAGAGTTATCCAGAGTCCATGGCTTCTGACACTGGCTCATTTGAAGAGAGAAACTTTGATGATCTTGACAACTTTTCTGATGACAACACTGAAGGAATGGAAGAGGGCCCAGACAGCAGTGTACCAGACACACCCAGATCACCTGATGCTTCCCATGACAGTCTATGTAACTCCCCAGCACCCCCTGAAATGGCTACCCAGGAAGGGCGAGAGAAGAATGGCCAAGACAATAATAATGACATGGAGGAACACAATGTGAGCCTGATGAAGGCTACTGCAAATGGCTTAATTGAAGGTGATTGTCTCACCAATGACTCCTCATCTCTGGGAGGTGATATCGAAAGCCAAAGCGCCGggagtccagctgtgtcagAATCTACCTCCTCCATGCAGGCGCCATCACCCACTAGCATGCAGCCACAACCACGCAGATCCCCCAGCCTCGAAGAAAGGCACCACAGGGCCTTATCTTCAGACCCCACCAGTGTAAGCCTCTTGCACTCACATCCCTCCAGCCTTGGAGCCTTGGACCTGACATCTGTCAATTCCCCAAAAGACCCTCTGGGCATGATTTTTCCCTTCCGTGAGCGTAGCACCATCAAGAATACATCCTGTGACATCTGTGGGAAGACCTTTGCTTGTCAGAGTGCCTTGGACATTCACTATCGAAGCCATACCAAAGAAAGACCATTTATTTGCACAGCGTGTAACaggggtttctccaccaagggCAATCTCAAGCAGCATATGCTAACACATCAAATGCGAGACCTGCCCTCACAGCTCTTTGAGCCATCAAATACCAGCCTGTCCTCCAGCCCAACcccttctcttctctctgttggTTCCCTCAACAAACCAGAAGTCAATGGTTTCCTTCATAACTTTCACCCGGAAACAAAGGACATACCCTCTGGCTTGGTCACATCATCTGCCTCAACCTCCCCAGTTCTTTCCACTGCTCCACCACGCAGGACTCCCAAGCAACACTTCTGCAATACATGCGCaaagtgtttctcctctgccAGTGCTCTACAGATCCacgagagaacccacacaggggAGAAACCCTTTgcctgcagcatctgtggccGAGCTTTTACCACCAAAGGAAACCTCAAG GTTCACATGGGCACGCACATGTGGAACAGCGCTCCTGCCAGACGTGGCCGTAGGCTCTCCGTAGATGGCCCGATGGCTTTCCTGGGCACCAACCCAGTCAAGTTTCCTGAGATCTTTCAGAAGGACATGACATCGAGGGCAAGCAACGGAGACCCGGCCAGTTTTTGGAATCAGTATGCTGCAGCCTTCTCCAATGGTCTCGCAATGAAGACAAACGAAATCTCCGTCATCCAGAATGGAGGCATCCCACCCATGTCAGGTGGTGTGGGAAACGGGGGCAGCTCTCCCATAGGTGGTCTGACAGGCAGCCTAGATAAGCTACACAACACGGAGCCCAATGCCGCTCTGGCTGGTCTGGAGAAAATGGCCAACACAGAGAATGGGGCCCACTTCCGGTTCACACGCTTCATGGAGGACAATAAAGAAATTGCCACCAATTAA
- the sall1a gene encoding sal-like protein 1a isoform X2 gives MNDTANNTDQTEGSDLLEPNTLEKDESMDVDVSGMSSGHEEDGSHTEGGSPINTVSNHADRGTSGPAVGTSAISASLPQLSNLTELGNFSMINSNVIIENLQSTKVAVAQFSQESRSTGGPRVAVPALMEQLLALQQQQIHQLQLIEQIRHQILLLASQSPEMQVPPASAPGTMGPAASPLTTLSSHLSQQLAAAAGLAQNLASQSASISSIKQLAAAAQLPQSNPSSSETSQSITTLGPSTINPQSSDKRPAHMSSLHSQLSSSSLAKSSTPAFGIGSLLSSAVNPLLPQPPPGNPMFSSSLPSVGTTVEDLNSLAALAQQRKDKPPNVSSFEHKSSSDDAFFKHKCRFCGKVFGSDSALQIHLRSHTGERPYKCNICGNRFSTRGNLKVHFQRHKEKYPHIQMNPYPVPEHLDNIPTSTGIPYGMSIPPEKPVTSWLDSKPVLPTLTSSVGMLLPPTMPSLPHFIKKEDHSIAITSPSVTAKSDSGATEPSAKSNDGVSEEGEGATLPTSNGKTEEGSKSSVLMTNMSSASESITEYTTSTSPPMMTNPLMPLMSDQFKAKFPFVGILDPLQGSETSKLQQLVENIDRKVKDPNECVICHRVLSCQSALKMHYRTHTGERPFKCKICGRAFTTKGNLKTHYSVHRAMPPLRVQHSCPICQKKFTNAVVLQQHIRMHMGGQIPNTPLPESYPESMASDTGSFEERNFDDLDNFSDDNTEGMEEGPDSSVPDTPRSPDASHDSLCNSPAPPEMATQEGREKNGQDNNNDMEEHNVSLMKATANGLIEGDCLTNDSSSLGGDIESQSAGSPAVSESTSSMQAPSPTSMQPQPRRSPSLEERHHRALSSDPTSVSLLHSHPSSLGALDLTSVNSPKDPLGMIFPFRERSTIKNTSCDICGKTFACQSALDIHYRSHTKERPFICTACNRGFSTKGNLKQHMLTHQMRDLPSQLFEPSNTSLSSSPTPSLLSVGSLNKPEVNGFLHNFHPETKDIPSGLVTSSASTSPVLSTAPPRRTPKQHFCNTCAKCFSSASALQIHERTHTGEKPFACSICGRAFTTKGNLKVHMGTHMWNSAPARRGRRLSVDGPMAFLGTNPVKFPEIFQKDMTSRASNGDPASFWNQYAAAFSNGLAMKTNEISVIQNGGIPPMSGGVGNGGSSPIGGLTGSLDKLHNTEPNAALAGLEKMANTENGAHFRFTRFMEDNKEIATN, from the exons ATGAATGACACAGCTAATAacactgatcaaacagaggGCAGTGACCTTTTGGAGCCTAACACTCTTGAAAAAGACGAGTCCATGGACGTGGATGTTTCTGGAATGAGCAGTGGTCATGAAGAGGATGGCAGTCATACAGAGGGCGGAAGCCCCATTAATACGGTCAGCAACCATGCTGATAGAGGCACGTCTGGCCCTGCAGTAGGTACTTCAGCTATCTCTGCCTCACTACCTCAGCTCAGTAACCTAACTGAACTGGGGAACTTCTCCATGATCAACAGTAATGTCATAATTGAAAATCTGCAGAGCACCAAAGTGGCTGTGGCCCAATTCTCCCAAGAATCCCGTTCGACTGGGGGACCGAGGGTGGCCGTGCCAGCCCTAATGGAGCAGCTCTTAGCCCTGCAACAGCAACAGATCCACCAGCTGCAGCTTATTGAACAGATTCGCCATCAGATACTGCTACTGGCCTCCCAGTCACCCGAAATGCAGGTACCCCCAGCTTCTGCTCCAGGCACAATGGGGCCAGCTGCCAGCCCCCTGACCACACTCAGCTCACATCTCTCTCAACAGCTGGCTGCAGCCGCAGGCCTAGCACAGAACCTGGCCAGTCAGTCGGCCAGTATTAGCAGCATAAAGCAGCTGGCTGCTGCAGCACAGCTACCTCAGTCCAATCCAAGCAGCAGTGAGACATCTCAGAGCATTACCACACTGGGGCCATCAACAATCAACCCCCAATCCTCTGACAAGAGGCCTGCTCATATGAGTAGCCTTCACTCTCAACTAAGCAGCTCCTCACTAGCAAAGTCATCAACGCCAGCATTTGGAATAGGTAGCTTGTTAAGCTCTGCCGTGAATCCCCTTCTACCTCAGCCCCCACCTGGAAATCCCATGTTCTCCAGTTCTCTGCCCAGTGTTGGCACCACTGTAGAGGACCTCAACTCTTTAGCAGCTTTGGCCCAGCAGAGAAAAGACAAGCCGCCAAATGTCAGTTCATTTGAGCATAAGAGCAGCTCTGATGATGCTTTCTTCAAACATAAGTGCAGGTTTTGTGGCAAGGTGTTTGGGAGCGACAGTGCCTTGCAAATCCACCTGCGCTCTCATACTGGCGAGCGACCATACAAGTGTAATATTTGTGGCAACCGGTTCTCCACTCGTGGTAATCTGAAGGTGCATTTTCAGCGTCATAAAGAAAAATACCCACACATCCAGATGAACCCCTACCCTGTTCCTGAGCACTTAGACAACATACCAACAAGTACTGGCATTCCATACGGCATGTCTATTCCCCCTGAGAAACCTGTGACCAGCTGGCTTGACAGTAAACCAGTTTTGCCTactctgacatcatcagtcGGTATGCTGCTACCGCCAACCATGCCAAGCCTGCCACATTTCATCAAAAAGGAAGATCATTCAATAGCCATAACTAGCCCTTCTGTTACTGCAAAGAGTGACTCAGGTGCCACTGAGCCTTCAGCTAAAAGTAATGATGGTGTGTCTGAAGAGGGTGAAGGTGCAACATTGCCTACCTCAAATGGAAAAACTGAAGAAGGCAGCAAATCTTCAGTCCTCATGACAAACATGAGCTCTGCCTCAGAAAGCATTACAGAGTATACGACATCTACCAGCCCACCCATGATGACCAACCCACTCATGCCCCTTATGTCTGATCAGTTTAAGGCTAAGTTCCCTTTTGTAGGCATTCTGGATCCTCTCCAGGGATCGGAGACATCCAAGTTACAACAGCTTGTGGAGAACATTGATAGGAAGGTGAAAGACCCAAACGAATGTGTCATTTGCCACCGGGTGCTGAGCTGCCAAAGTGCACTGAAAATGCACTATCGCACTCACACTGGGGAGCGGCCCTTCAAGTGTAAAATCTGTGGCAGGGCATTTACCACCAAGGGAAATCTTAAAACCCACTACAGTGTTCATAGGGCCATGCCTCCTCTTCGCGTTCAACACTCCTGCCCCATTTGTCAGAAGAAGTTCACAAATGCTGTGGTTCTACAGCAACATATCCGTATGCACATGGGTGGGCAGATCCCTAACACCCCTCTGCCAGAGAGTTATCCAGAGTCCATGGCTTCTGACACTGGCTCATTTGAAGAGAGAAACTTTGATGATCTTGACAACTTTTCTGATGACAACACTGAAGGAATGGAAGAGGGCCCAGACAGCAGTGTACCAGACACACCCAGATCACCTGATGCTTCCCATGACAGTCTATGTAACTCCCCAGCACCCCCTGAAATGGCTACCCAGGAAGGGCGAGAGAAGAATGGCCAAGACAATAATAATGACATGGAGGAACACAATGTGAGCCTGATGAAGGCTACTGCAAATGGCTTAATTGAAGGTGATTGTCTCACCAATGACTCCTCATCTCTGGGAGGTGATATCGAAAGCCAAAGCGCCGggagtccagctgtgtcagAATCTACCTCCTCCATGCAGGCGCCATCACCCACTAGCATGCAGCCACAACCACGCAGATCCCCCAGCCTCGAAGAAAGGCACCACAGGGCCTTATCTTCAGACCCCACCAGTGTAAGCCTCTTGCACTCACATCCCTCCAGCCTTGGAGCCTTGGACCTGACATCTGTCAATTCCCCAAAAGACCCTCTGGGCATGATTTTTCCCTTCCGTGAGCGTAGCACCATCAAGAATACATCCTGTGACATCTGTGGGAAGACCTTTGCTTGTCAGAGTGCCTTGGACATTCACTATCGAAGCCATACCAAAGAAAGACCATTTATTTGCACAGCGTGTAACaggggtttctccaccaagggCAATCTCAAGCAGCATATGCTAACACATCAAATGCGAGACCTGCCCTCACAGCTCTTTGAGCCATCAAATACCAGCCTGTCCTCCAGCCCAACcccttctcttctctctgttggTTCCCTCAACAAACCAGAAGTCAATGGTTTCCTTCATAACTTTCACCCGGAAACAAAGGACATACCCTCTGGCTTGGTCACATCATCTGCCTCAACCTCCCCAGTTCTTTCCACTGCTCCACCACGCAGGACTCCCAAGCAACACTTCTGCAATACATGCGCaaagtgtttctcctctgccAGTGCTCTACAGATCCacgagagaacccacacaggggAGAAACCCTTTgcctgcagcatctgtggccGAGCTTTTACCACCAAAGGAAACCTCAAG GTTCACATGGGCACGCACATGTGGAACAGCGCTCCTGCCAGACGTGGCCGTAGGCTCTCCGTAGATGGCCCGATGGCTTTCCTGGGCACCAACCCAGTCAAGTTTCCTGAGATCTTTCAGAAGGACATGACATCGAGGGCAAGCAACGGAGACCCGGCCAGTTTTTGGAATCAGTATGCTGCAGCCTTCTCCAATGGTCTCGCAATGAAGACAAACGAAATCTCCGTCATCCAGAATGGAGGCATCCCACCCATGTCAGGTGGTGTGGGAAACGGGGGCAGCTCTCCCATAGGTGGTCTGACAGGCAGCCTAGATAAGCTACACAACACGGAGCCCAATGCCGCTCTGGCTGGTCTGGAGAAAATGGCCAACACAGAGAATGGGGCCCACTTCCGGTTCACACGCTTCATGGAGGACAATAAAGAAATTGCCACCAATTAA